The genomic interval TCGTTGCCATCGAGGTTGTACTTGTCTACTTGTGGCTTGATTTGCGCACGCTCCGCATTGTCCTTCAACCAGGCGACATCGATTTCATTGTCGAAGTGTCCGATGTTACAAACGATCGTTTTGTCGTTCATCAAGCGGAAGTGCTCTTCAGAGATAATATCCTTGTTACCCGTGGCGGTAACGATGATGTCTGCACGAGGAACGGCATTGACCATCTTCTTGACTTCGTATCCATCCATCGCAGCTTGCAAAGCACAGATTGGATCGATCTCGGTGACAATCACTCGTGCTCCAGCTCCGCTCAAAGAAGCGGCAGTCCCTTTACCTACGTCACCATACCCTGCAACCACGGCTACTTTTCCGGCAACCATTACATCGGTAGCACGACGGATCGCGTCAACTGCTGATTCCTTACAACCGTACTTGTTGTCGAATTTCGACTTGGTCACGGAGTCGTTGACGTTGATCGCTGGCATAGGAAGGGTTCCTTTAGCCATACGCTCATACAAGCGGTGTACTCCCGTAGTAGTTTCTTCTGACAATCCATTGATCCCTTCAACCAATTCTGGGTAACGATCCAAAACCATGTTGGTCAAATCCCCACCGTCGTCCAAGATCATGTTCAAGGGCTTTCCTCCTTCAAATGCGGTTAAGGTTTGCTCAATACACCAGTCGAATTCCTCTTCGGTTTGCCCTTTCCAAGCAAAAACAGGGATTCCAGCTTTGGCGATGGCCGCTGCAGCTTGATCTTGCGTACTGAAGATGTTACAGCTGGACCACGTCACTTCTGCTCCAAGAGCTTGAAGGGTCTCAATTAAAACAGCCGTTT from Cryomorphaceae bacterium carries:
- a CDS encoding adenosylhomocysteinase, coding for MSAETQEQVNYKVKDISLADWGRMEIELAEAEMPGLMALREEYGDEQPLKGARIAGCLHMTIQTAVLIETLQALGAEVTWSSCNIFSTQDQAAAAIAKAGIPVFAWKGQTEEEFDWCIEQTLTAFEGGKPLNMILDDGGDLTNMVLDRYPELVEGINGLSEETTTGVHRLYERMAKGTLPMPAINVNDSVTKSKFDNKYGCKESAVDAIRRATDVMVAGKVAVVAGYGDVGKGTAASLSGAGARVIVTEIDPICALQAAMDGYEVKKMVNAVPRADIIVTATGNKDIISEEHFRLMNDKTIVCNIGHFDNEIDVAWLKDNAERAQIKPQVDKYNLDGNDIILLAEGRLVNLGCATGHPSFVMSNSFTNQVLAQIELWNHLERYENKVYTLPKHLDEKVAALHLAKIGVELDTLRQDQAEYIGVEVAGPFKPEYYRY